The Anoxybacillus amylolyticus DNA segment CTCTAACGCTTTCCGGTATTGCCGAACAAGCACTAATTTTCCTTCGTTTGTCAGCGGGAGAATCGCCACCGCTCCCGGATGTTTGACGATTTCCCGCTTGCTCGTGTTTCCGTTTGGCAATTGCACGTCCTCGACATATACTTGAATAACTTTGCCGCTAAAAATTTTCTCTTGACGAATCGTTTTTTCGATTAAATGGTCCATTCGTTTTCGCTCCCGTCGAATCATTTTCGTTTTCATTGTACTACATTTTCGTATAAAATGGAGAAAATTAGTGATTGGAGGAGAAAGGATGAACAAACGGCGCATCGGTTCATCGGATTTATATGTAAGCGAAGTCGGGCTTGGCTGCATGTCGCTCGGTACAGAGGAGAAAAAGGCCATTCGCCTCATTCATGAAGCGCTTGAGCGTGGCATTAACTATTTAGACACCGCAGACTTGTACGACCGCGGCTTAAACGAGCAGTTTGTCGGCAAAGCGATCAAAGGAAAACGCGATCAAGTTGTGCTAGCAACGAAAGTCGGAAACCGTTGGGAAGAGGGGAAAGACGGCTGGTATTGGGACCCGTCCAAAGCGTATATAAAACGAGCGGTAAAAGAAAGTTTGCGTCGCTTACAAACGGACTACATCGATTTGTACCAATTGCACGGCGGAACTATCGACGATCCGATCGATGAAACGATCGAAGCGTTTGAAGAGCTAAAACAAGAAGGGGTTATTCGCTACTACGGCATTTCCTCGATTCGCCCAAATGTCATTCGCGAATATGTAAAACGGTCGAATATCGTTAGTGTCATGATGCAATATAGTTTGCTCGACCGCCGTCCGGAAGAACTTTTCCCGCTTCTAAAAGAGCATCATATTAGCGTCATCGCCCGCGGACCAGTGGCGAAAGGGTTGCTCACAGAGCGACCGCTCGAAGCAGCAAGCGAGGCGGTGAAAACAAGCGGCTATCTTGATTATACATACGAAGAATTGCAAGCACTTTTGCCGGCGTTAAAAGCAAAAACAGCAGCTCACCGCTCGTTTACCGCGACCGCTCTGCAATTTTGCCTATATGATCCGGTCGTCGCTGCTGTCATTCCCGGCGCTAGCAGCGTCGAGCAGCTGACGGGCAATATTGCCGCTGCTTTCGCTCCCGCATTGACGAAAGAAGAATACGAATGGCTAAAACAACATACGAAAGCGTCTATTTATAATACGCATCGCTAAAAAAGCCCTGAACACTCAGGGCTTATTCCTTAAATTTTCGCCAATCTAAATTGCTCTCATTGAGCAGTTCTTCAAACGTTTTATTTTTCTCGCGCTGCCGCTGTTCGTCTCGTT contains these protein-coding regions:
- a CDS encoding aldo/keto reductase; translated protein: MNKRRIGSSDLYVSEVGLGCMSLGTEEKKAIRLIHEALERGINYLDTADLYDRGLNEQFVGKAIKGKRDQVVLATKVGNRWEEGKDGWYWDPSKAYIKRAVKESLRRLQTDYIDLYQLHGGTIDDPIDETIEAFEELKQEGVIRYYGISSIRPNVIREYVKRSNIVSVMMQYSLLDRRPEELFPLLKEHHISVIARGPVAKGLLTERPLEAASEAVKTSGYLDYTYEELQALLPALKAKTAAHRSFTATALQFCLYDPVVAAVIPGASSVEQLTGNIAAAFAPALTKEEYEWLKQHTKASIYNTHR